From Solidesulfovibrio carbinoliphilus subsp. oakridgensis, the proteins below share one genomic window:
- a CDS encoding MoaD/ThiS family protein, protein MPIELNCFATLAPLTPPNSGAFPITAGETVASLVDRLGIPRDEVKIVFVNGVTSDLARPLADGDRVGIFPPVGGG, encoded by the coding sequence ATGCCCATAGAACTCAACTGCTTCGCCACCCTGGCTCCCCTGACCCCTCCCAACTCCGGGGCCTTCCCGATCACGGCAGGAGAAACCGTGGCCAGTCTCGTCGACCGTCTCGGCATCCCGCGCGACGAGGTAAAAATCGTCTTCGTCAACGGCGTGACGTCGGACCTTGCCCGGCCACTGGCCGACGGCGACCGGGTGGGCATTTTCCCGCCTGTCGGCGGCGGATGA
- a CDS encoding enoyl-ACP reductase FabI produces MLMRGKKALVFGVVNERSIAYGIAKSLRDEGASLALGYAAEPIRKRIEPIAENLGADFVFACNVTSDEEIARAAGLVREKWGTVDCLVHSIAYANREDLAGRFIDTSREGFRVALDVSAYSLVALCRAFEPLFVSGASVMTLSYYGSGRVVANYNAMGVAKSALEASVRYLAVDLGQSGVRINAISAGPVKTMAASAISGFRTILETIENRSPLGRNITLSDIGGCALYLASDLSSGTTGEVIFVDSGYNIMGV; encoded by the coding sequence ATGTTGATGCGCGGCAAAAAGGCACTGGTCTTCGGGGTGGTCAACGAGCGCAGCATCGCCTACGGCATTGCCAAATCCCTGCGCGACGAGGGGGCCTCCCTGGCCCTTGGCTACGCCGCCGAACCCATCCGCAAGCGGATCGAACCCATTGCGGAGAATCTTGGCGCGGACTTCGTCTTTGCCTGCAACGTGACCAGCGACGAGGAGATCGCCCGGGCGGCCGGGCTGGTGCGGGAGAAATGGGGCACGGTGGACTGCCTGGTCCACTCCATCGCCTACGCCAACCGCGAGGATCTGGCCGGCCGGTTCATCGACACCAGCCGCGAAGGCTTCCGGGTGGCACTCGACGTGTCGGCCTATTCCCTGGTGGCCCTGTGCCGGGCCTTCGAGCCGCTTTTCGTCTCCGGCGCCTCGGTCATGACGCTCAGCTACTACGGTTCGGGCCGGGTGGTCGCCAACTACAACGCCATGGGCGTGGCCAAGTCCGCCCTGGAAGCCAGCGTGCGCTACCTGGCGGTCGACCTCGGCCAGTCGGGGGTGCGCATAAATGCCATCAGCGCCGGTCCGGTCAAGACCATGGCCGCCTCGGCCATAAGCGGCTTTCGCACCATCCTCGAAACCATCGAGAACCGCTCGCCGCTTGGCCGCAACATCACGCTTTCCGACATCGGCGGCTGCGCCCTCTACCTGGCCTCGGACCTGTCGTCCGGCACCACGGGCGAGGTGATCTTCGTCGATTCCGGCTACAACATCATGGGCGTCTAG
- a CDS encoding TetR/AcrR family transcriptional regulator: MSGVKIIPIGKPRTVRQRLLEALGDLLAREGFDGLSLEAVAKAAGLDRAVVLRHFQDLDDMVTAFGQSSTFWPTVAELRDDVADRFASLPPKAQLSHFFKATIRGLLARPRTLDILAWELMCRNRFTRLLEYPRVRAALEFFENVTGEVPESLDLTAVVAVLGGAAMFLSVRSRQSGVFGGLNLYDDADRERVDRVLDLILAGILREAEGR; encoded by the coding sequence ATGTCCGGGGTGAAAATCATCCCTATCGGCAAGCCGCGCACGGTGCGCCAGCGGCTGCTGGAGGCCCTGGGCGACCTGCTCGCCAGGGAGGGCTTCGACGGGCTGTCCCTCGAGGCCGTGGCCAAGGCGGCGGGCCTTGATCGGGCGGTGGTGCTGCGCCACTTCCAGGACCTCGACGACATGGTCACGGCTTTCGGCCAGAGTTCCACCTTCTGGCCGACCGTGGCCGAGCTCCGCGACGACGTGGCCGACCGTTTCGCCTCCCTGCCGCCCAAGGCCCAGCTTTCCCACTTTTTCAAGGCCACCATCCGGGGGCTCCTGGCCCGGCCCCGCACCCTTGACATCCTGGCCTGGGAACTCATGTGCCGCAACCGCTTCACCCGGCTCCTGGAATATCCCCGGGTGCGGGCGGCCCTGGAATTTTTCGAGAACGTCACCGGCGAGGTCCCGGAATCCCTGGACCTCACCGCCGTGGTCGCCGTGCTTGGCGGGGCGGCCATGTTCCTGTCCGTGCGGTCCCGCCAAAGCGGGGTCTTCGGCGGACTGAACCTGTATGACGACGCCGACCGGGAACGCGTGGACCGGGTGCTGGACCTCATCCTGGCCGGCATCCTGCGCGAGGCCGAGGGGCGCTGA
- a CDS encoding MauE/DoxX family redox-associated membrane protein, giving the protein MKILGVIARMVLGCIFLAAAWDKIVDPAAFAKIIRNYQILPDMLIYGVALVLPWIEVVVGMSLVTGFLSRGASLTACLMMAVFLSAMAWAWHKGISTQCGCFTTKAEDAISPATFFRDGSILALALLVAVDSFVRARRA; this is encoded by the coding sequence GTGAAAATCCTCGGCGTCATCGCCCGTATGGTTCTGGGTTGCATCTTCCTGGCCGCGGCCTGGGACAAGATCGTCGATCCGGCCGCGTTTGCCAAGATCATCCGCAACTACCAGATTCTCCCCGACATGCTGATCTACGGCGTGGCCCTGGTCCTGCCCTGGATCGAGGTGGTCGTCGGCATGAGCCTCGTAACCGGCTTTTTGTCGCGCGGGGCGAGCCTGACCGCCTGCCTCATGATGGCCGTCTTTCTCTCGGCCATGGCCTGGGCCTGGCACAAGGGCATAAGCACCCAGTGCGGCTGTTTCACCACCAAGGCCGAGGACGCCATTTCTCCGGCCACGTTCTTCCGCGACGGCTCCATCCTGGCCCTGGCTCTTTTGGTGGCCGTGGACAGTTTCGTGCGGGCCAGGCGCGCGTGA
- a CDS encoding rhodanese-like domain-containing protein, whose amino-acid sequence MAQGTVRRLPPLWLELVVICLLGAGLSVAMNMAREEPLPWVADFAALDRREALRRGLETVDANAALTLRGKPGVVFIDARTAGEYAERRVAGAKNLPQEAMYGDLDAATKALGLSPDDRLVIYCGGILCDKSKELGDALRTAGFPYVTVVSDGFDGWLAAGGPTEGGA is encoded by the coding sequence ATGGCGCAGGGTACGGTGCGGCGGCTGCCGCCCCTCTGGCTGGAGCTGGTGGTCATCTGCCTGCTTGGGGCGGGTTTGTCCGTGGCCATGAACATGGCCCGGGAAGAGCCTTTGCCCTGGGTGGCCGACTTCGCGGCCCTGGACCGGCGCGAAGCCCTGCGGCGGGGCCTTGAAACCGTGGACGCCAACGCCGCCCTGACCCTTCGCGGCAAGCCGGGCGTGGTTTTCATCGACGCCCGCACAGCCGGGGAATATGCCGAACGGCGCGTGGCCGGGGCGAAAAACCTGCCCCAGGAGGCCATGTACGGCGACCTGGACGCCGCGACCAAGGCCCTGGGCCTTTCTCCCGACGATCGGCTGGTGATCTACTGCGGCGGCATCCTGTGCGACAAGAGCAAGGAACTCGGCGACGCCCTGCGCACGGCCGGATTCCCCTACGTCACGGTCGTCTCCGACGGTTTCGACGGTTGGCTGGCCGCTGGCGGCCCCACGGAGGGCGGAGCGTGA
- a CDS encoding rhodanese-like domain-containing protein, which translates to MSDAADPALVQNASAEEVRALLDKTPQGGLTLLDVRMEPEYEEFHLPGATLSPLPDLADTLEALDRKKPVVVYCRGGKRSAAAAKILSGAGFPNVVNMLGGALAWQGAAATGPPDTGMTLLDGTETPRQILLAALGMEAALGAFYGKLGQAAADAATRDVFVRLAGFEERHLHHVHGLYRKATGDKSELAALLSGVSPELEGGLPGEAFLAQLGGEPDAPGEALELAASVEAQALDLYSRLAGQAKDPESAALFTTLAQEEKSHLRAVSNLMNRLATISE; encoded by the coding sequence ATGTCCGACGCCGCCGACCCGGCTCTCGTCCAAAACGCCTCGGCCGAGGAGGTCCGGGCCCTGCTCGACAAAACGCCCCAGGGAGGCCTCACCCTGCTCGATGTCCGCATGGAACCCGAATACGAGGAATTCCACCTGCCCGGCGCGACCCTTTCCCCGCTGCCCGACCTGGCCGACACCCTGGAGGCCCTGGACAGGAAGAAACCGGTGGTGGTCTACTGCCGGGGCGGCAAGCGCAGCGCCGCGGCCGCGAAAATCCTGTCCGGCGCGGGATTTCCAAACGTGGTCAACATGCTCGGCGGGGCATTGGCCTGGCAGGGCGCGGCCGCAACCGGGCCGCCTGACACCGGCATGACACTCCTTGACGGCACGGAAACGCCCCGCCAGATCCTGCTCGCCGCCCTTGGCATGGAAGCGGCGCTCGGCGCCTTTTACGGCAAGCTGGGGCAAGCCGCGGCCGATGCCGCAACCCGCGACGTGTTCGTCCGGCTGGCCGGCTTCGAGGAGCGCCACCTGCACCATGTGCACGGCCTCTACCGCAAGGCCACGGGGGACAAAAGCGAGCTGGCGGCGCTGCTCTCCGGCGTGTCGCCCGAACTGGAGGGCGGCCTGCCCGGCGAAGCCTTCCTGGCCCAGCTCGGCGGCGAACCCGATGCGCCGGGCGAGGCCCTGGAGCTGGCCGCCTCGGTCGAGGCGCAGGCCCTGGACCTCTATTCCCGGCTGGCCGGACAGGCCAAAGACCCCGAATCCGCCGCGCTTTTCACGACACTGGCCCAGGAGGAAAAAAGCCACCTGCGCGCCGTGTCCAACCTCATGAACCGCCTCGCCACAATCAGCGAATAG
- a CDS encoding YccF domain-containing protein, giving the protein MQPVNFLMNILWLILGGLWMGIGWYLAGVVMAITIIGLPWTRACFVLGNLSFWPFGKEVVDRRHVSGEDLGTGPLGFLGNIIWFVLAGVWLAIGHLTAAVANFVTIIGIPFALQHLKLALLALAPIGKTVVDKSY; this is encoded by the coding sequence ATGCAACCCGTCAATTTCCTCATGAATATCCTCTGGCTCATTCTCGGCGGTCTCTGGATGGGCATCGGCTGGTACCTGGCCGGGGTCGTCATGGCCATCACCATCATCGGCCTGCCCTGGACCCGGGCCTGCTTCGTGCTCGGCAACCTGTCGTTCTGGCCCTTTGGCAAGGAAGTGGTGGACCGCCGCCACGTCTCCGGCGAAGACCTCGGCACCGGCCCGCTGGGCTTTCTCGGCAACATCATCTGGTTCGTCCTGGCCGGGGTCTGGCTGGCCATCGGGCACCTCACGGCCGCGGTGGCCAATTTCGTGACCATCATCGGTATCCCTTTCGCCCTCCAGCACCTGAAACTCGCCCTCCTGGCCCTGGCCCCCATCGGCAAGACCGTGGTGGACAAATCGTACTGA
- a CDS encoding DMT family transporter: protein MQTAYLVLALAAGMFMPVQAGINSKLAGLVDGAIAAAFISFLVGTLALGCVLAALGQGVPVSRAWPAGPWWYWIGGSLGAFFVTATVILAPRIGAGAMVALTLAGQVAASMALDHFGLLGFPHIPFDLKRLAGSVLLLAGVYLIRF from the coding sequence ATGCAAACGGCCTACCTCGTCCTGGCGCTGGCCGCCGGCATGTTCATGCCGGTGCAGGCCGGCATCAATTCCAAGCTCGCCGGCCTCGTGGACGGGGCCATCGCGGCGGCCTTCATCTCGTTTCTGGTCGGCACCCTGGCCCTTGGCTGCGTCCTTGCCGCCCTGGGCCAGGGCGTGCCCGTCTCCCGGGCCTGGCCGGCCGGGCCGTGGTGGTACTGGATCGGCGGGTCGCTCGGCGCTTTTTTCGTCACGGCCACCGTCATCCTGGCCCCGCGCATCGGGGCCGGGGCCATGGTGGCCCTGACGCTGGCCGGACAGGTGGCCGCCTCCATGGCCCTCGACCACTTCGGCCTGCTCGGCTTCCCCCACATCCCCTTCGACCTGAAGCGGCTGGCCGGGTCCGTGCTGCTGTTGGCCGGGGTCTATCTGATTCGATTCTGA
- a CDS encoding acyltransferase family protein yields MTGPARPEGGRTGEIAQLHAIRSLAMAAIFCHHLWLGLPELGRAWQGTLLDAAFRSMSLGVVVFNVMTAFLMGLPFFGPAPVPPPAFGPYVRKRLWRLYPQYALAVLVLTAVSAAVFRLSDWRGLATGVASHLLFLDPFWTGPFYGNMAASWWLGLLVQFTLVFPWLVRLVRRPGLGPAGWCLVSAAAMWPVTVWIKARGAAAPGTGWDTFAFLWTFNLPPRLPEFLCGLWMAQAYREQAGPGWPFGRGLALFLAGGCLAAFLSGVVPGAPSLGHMSGAVWSLAVFAVLFRLPCMAAAGAWAWVRRFSLLSYGVYLCHQPLLSFCGPATAGLAPWARFALEAMAAGAASLMGAWLLERVTAAALGARKPGKAVAAGGIRLQNRIR; encoded by the coding sequence GTGACCGGGCCGGCGCGGCCGGAGGGCGGACGCACGGGCGAGATCGCCCAACTGCATGCCATCCGCTCCCTGGCCATGGCCGCCATCTTTTGCCACCACCTGTGGCTCGGGCTCCCGGAACTCGGCCGGGCCTGGCAGGGCACGCTCCTGGACGCGGCCTTCCGGTCCATGTCCCTGGGCGTGGTCGTTTTCAACGTCATGACCGCGTTTTTGATGGGCCTGCCTTTTTTCGGCCCCGCGCCCGTCCCGCCCCCGGCCTTCGGTCCTTACGTGCGCAAGCGGCTGTGGCGGCTTTACCCGCAGTACGCTTTGGCCGTGCTGGTCCTGACCGCCGTCTCGGCGGCCGTCTTCCGGCTGTCGGACTGGCGGGGCCTGGCCACGGGGGTGGCCTCCCACCTCCTGTTCCTGGATCCCTTCTGGACCGGGCCGTTTTACGGCAACATGGCCGCCTCCTGGTGGCTCGGGCTGCTCGTCCAGTTCACGCTGGTCTTTCCCTGGCTGGTGCGTCTGGTCCGCCGTCCGGGCCTGGGCCCGGCCGGCTGGTGTCTGGTCTCGGCGGCGGCCATGTGGCCGGTCACGGTCTGGATCAAGGCCAGGGGGGCGGCCGCGCCCGGGACCGGCTGGGACACGTTCGCCTTCCTGTGGACCTTCAACCTGCCACCGCGGCTGCCGGAATTTTTGTGCGGCCTGTGGATGGCCCAGGCTTACCGGGAGCAGGCCGGCCCGGGCTGGCCGTTTGGCCGGGGGCTGGCGCTGTTCCTGGCCGGTGGTTGCCTGGCCGCCTTCCTTTCCGGCGTCGTGCCCGGCGCGCCGTCGCTTGGGCACATGAGCGGGGCGGTCTGGAGTCTGGCCGTGTTCGCCGTGCTCTTCCGCCTGCCGTGCATGGCGGCTGCGGGAGCCTGGGCCTGGGTCAGGCGTTTTTCCCTGCTGTCCTACGGCGTCTATCTCTGCCACCAGCCTCTCCTGAGTTTCTGCGGTCCGGCCACGGCTGGTCTGGCCCCATGGGCGCGGTTCGCGCTCGAGGCCATGGCCGCCGGCGCGGCCAGCCTCATGGGGGCTTGGCTCCTGGAACGCGTAACCGCCGCCGCCCTGGGGGCGCGCAAGCCGGGGAAAGCGGTGGCGGCGGGGGGAATCCGCCTTCAGAATCGAATCAGATAG
- a CDS encoding tautomerase family protein: MPFVNIKITRDGVTPEQKAHVIEGVTNLLRDVMGKNPQTTFVLIEEVETDNWGIGGETVTVRRNRERKGS, translated from the coding sequence ATGCCGTTCGTCAATATCAAGATCACCCGCGACGGAGTCACCCCGGAACAGAAAGCCCACGTCATCGAAGGCGTGACCAACCTCCTGCGCGACGTCATGGGCAAAAATCCCCAGACCACTTTCGTCCTCATCGAAGAAGTGGAGACCGACAACTGGGGCATCGGCGGCGAAACCGTCACGGTCCGCCGCAACCGCGAGCGAAAGGGCTCGTGA
- a CDS encoding metal-dependent hydrolase gives MDPVTHVAAGVLIGQAAKDRFPAGRALVPLAAFAAWMPDLDNIVTFFGPEAYMRYHRGLTHSLLGCALLAWLLALVAHRLWREAGAGRFFILFYICALSHLFLDCITSYGTGLFLPFSDMRVSFPSVYIIDPVYTLALVGLAVAGVVRPGARKGLAVAGLAVMLAWPALGFGVGHYVAGRAGTLLAAQGQDVKAIHAQPDAFAPLWWKIVADEGDEYVLTGMDLSSPGTLLPERRYRKAAPAELEALGQAAPVFAQYVWFTDFPVISTATSPEGTTLTFQDLRFMAVNPLVAKVRGTAVPFTLTAYLDSAGRLMRVLYSQLGNGEVILPRPEAAQAAILWPVGGN, from the coding sequence ATGGACCCTGTTACCCATGTTGCCGCCGGCGTGCTCATCGGTCAGGCCGCCAAGGACCGCTTTCCGGCCGGCCGGGCCCTTGTCCCCTTGGCCGCCTTTGCCGCCTGGATGCCTGATCTCGATAATATCGTTACATTTTTCGGCCCGGAAGCCTACATGCGCTACCACCGGGGCCTGACCCATTCCCTGCTCGGCTGCGCGCTCCTGGCCTGGCTTCTGGCCCTGGTGGCGCACCGGCTGTGGCGTGAGGCCGGCGCGGGCCGGTTTTTCATCCTATTTTATATCTGCGCCCTTTCCCACCTTTTTCTCGACTGTATAACTTCTTACGGGACCGGGCTTTTCCTGCCCTTTTCCGACATGCGGGTGTCCTTTCCCTCGGTCTACATCATTGACCCGGTCTATACCCTGGCCCTGGTCGGACTGGCCGTGGCCGGGGTTGTGCGGCCCGGCGCGCGAAAGGGCTTGGCCGTGGCCGGACTGGCCGTGATGCTGGCCTGGCCGGCGCTCGGGTTCGGTGTCGGGCACTACGTGGCCGGCCGGGCCGGCACGCTTCTCGCCGCCCAGGGCCAGGACGTCAAGGCCATCCACGCCCAGCCCGACGCCTTTGCGCCCTTGTGGTGGAAGATCGTGGCCGACGAGGGGGACGAATACGTGCTGACCGGCATGGACCTTTCCTCGCCCGGGACACTCCTGCCCGAACGGCGCTACCGGAAGGCCGCGCCGGCGGAACTGGAGGCCCTCGGCCAGGCGGCCCCGGTCTTCGCCCAGTACGTCTGGTTCACCGATTTTCCGGTCATCTCCACGGCCACGAGTCCGGAAGGGACGACGCTCACCTTCCAGGACCTGCGCTTCATGGCGGTCAATCCGCTGGTGGCCAAGGTCCGCGGAACGGCCGTTCCCTTCACCCTGACCGCCTACCTGGATTCGGCCGGCCGGCTCATGCGGGTCCTGTATTCGCAGCTCGGCAACGGCGAGGTGATCCTGCCGCGTCCCGAGGCCGCCCAGGCCGCCATCCTCTGGCCCGTCGGCGGGAACTGA